One part of the Acidobacteriota bacterium genome encodes these proteins:
- a CDS encoding glycosyltransferase family 4 protein, with translation MDGCRVAVVHDWLTGMRGGEFALEAILDLVPQAELFTLLHARGTTSPRLEALRPRTSFIQLLPFARTRYRHYLPLFPAAIEQFDLDRFDLVISTSHCAAKAAVPTGRARHLCYCFTPMRYAWDQFDAYFGPDRVGGLRSRFYRAAMRRMARWDAATAGRVDCYIAISRYVAERIRRYYGREAAVIAPPVDTGFYHPGEAPPRGGFVVVSALVPYKRVDLAIEACRLAETPLRIVGDGPEAGRLRALAGPSVEFIPHCPADELREIYRNSRGLLLPGEEDFGIAPVEAQACGRPVVALARGGACETVEHGVTGMLVEEATPEAFANAMRSIDDSSFDPVRLHLAACRFSRPVFAERMRSAIEAVAAT, from the coding sequence ATCGACGGCTGCCGCGTCGCGGTCGTCCACGACTGGCTCACCGGAATGCGCGGCGGCGAGTTCGCCCTCGAGGCCATCCTGGATCTGGTGCCGCAGGCGGAGCTGTTCACGCTGCTGCACGCGCGAGGCACCACGTCGCCGCGACTCGAAGCGCTCCGGCCGCGCACGTCGTTCATCCAGTTGCTGCCATTCGCGCGGACCCGGTACCGGCACTACCTTCCGCTCTTCCCCGCCGCCATCGAGCAGTTCGATCTCGACCGATTCGACCTGGTGATCAGCACGAGCCATTGCGCCGCAAAGGCAGCCGTGCCGACGGGGCGGGCGCGCCACCTCTGCTATTGCTTCACGCCGATGCGATATGCGTGGGACCAGTTCGACGCGTATTTCGGCCCGGACCGGGTGGGGGGGCTGCGGAGCCGGTTCTACCGCGCCGCGATGCGACGCATGGCGCGCTGGGACGCCGCCACGGCAGGCCGGGTCGATTGCTACATCGCCATTTCGCGCTACGTTGCAGAGCGCATTCGCCGATATTATGGTCGTGAGGCGGCGGTGATTGCGCCCCCGGTGGATACCGGTTTCTATCATCCCGGCGAGGCGCCGCCGCGGGGCGGGTTCGTCGTGGTGTCAGCGTTGGTGCCGTACAAGCGTGTCGACCTCGCGATAGAGGCCTGCCGGCTGGCGGAAACGCCGCTGCGGATCGTCGGCGACGGGCCCGAAGCAGGACGGCTGCGCGCGCTGGCGGGGCCGTCGGTCGAGTTCATCCCGCATTGCCCGGCGGATGAGTTGCGGGAAATCTACCGCAACTCGCGCGGGCTGCTGCTGCCGGGGGAAGAGGACTTCGGAATCGCGCCGGTCGAGGCGCAGGCGTGCGGACGGCCGGTAGTGGCGCTCGCGCGGGGAGGCGCATGCGAGACGGTCGAGCACGGCGTCACCGGTATGCTGGTGGAGGAGGCAACGCCGGAAGCGTTCGCGAACGCCATGCGATCCATCGATGACAGTTCGTTCGATCCGGTTAGGCTGCATCTGGCCGCCTGCCGCTTTTCGCGGCCGGTCTTCGCAGAACGGATGCGCAGCGCCATAGAGGCGGTGGCGGCAACCTGA
- a CDS encoding glycosyltransferase family 4 protein, with protein sequence MTVRIAIDVRKLHDFGIGTYVSNLVRQLARLDRRTEYVLLTRPEDADQIAELGPNFRPVPLRAPNYSVREQVAVPLSLSRTGATLFHAPHYVLPPLTPCRTVVTIHDCIHLRFPQYLPNRLAHAYAWSQCWAATRRARRILTVSQASKEDILHFFGIPESRVTVIPNAIDDRFHAPCTEEAMVRVRERYQLPERFIMYAGNVKPHKNLERLIDAYVAVRRRGFEDVGLLLTGSEVSRYSMLRRAVHRHHLHRHVRFLGYQTIETLAVLYHLAEVFVFPSLYEGFGLSPLEALACGTPVVASNVSSLPEVLGDAAVLVDPHDPEAIAEGITVLLEDAGLRAALQQKGLERVGHFSWEQSVRRVRRIYEEIEADR encoded by the coding sequence TTGACGGTGCGTATCGCCATCGACGTACGCAAGCTGCACGACTTCGGAATCGGCACGTACGTCAGCAACCTGGTGCGCCAGCTCGCGCGCCTCGACCGCCGCACCGAGTACGTTCTGCTCACGCGGCCCGAGGACGCGGATCAGATCGCGGAGCTCGGCCCCAACTTTCGTCCCGTTCCGCTTCGCGCGCCCAACTACTCGGTGCGCGAGCAGGTCGCCGTGCCGCTGAGCCTGAGCCGCACCGGCGCCACCCTGTTCCACGCGCCTCACTACGTTCTGCCGCCCCTCACGCCCTGCCGCACTGTCGTGACCATCCACGACTGCATCCACCTCCGGTTCCCCCAGTACCTCCCGAACCGCCTCGCGCACGCCTACGCCTGGAGCCAGTGCTGGGCCGCCACGCGCCGGGCGCGGAGGATACTCACCGTCTCGCAGGCGTCGAAGGAGGACATCCTGCACTTCTTCGGCATTCCGGAGTCGAGGGTGACCGTCATCCCGAACGCGATCGACGACCGCTTCCACGCCCCATGCACCGAGGAAGCCATGGTGCGGGTGCGTGAGCGCTACCAGTTGCCCGAGCGGTTCATCATGTACGCGGGGAACGTGAAGCCCCACAAGAACCTCGAACGGCTGATCGATGCCTATGTCGCAGTGCGCCGGCGCGGCTTCGAGGATGTCGGCCTGCTGCTGACGGGCAGCGAAGTCTCCCGCTACAGCATGCTCCGGCGAGCCGTGCACCGCCACCATCTGCACCGTCACGTCAGGTTCCTTGGCTACCAGACCATTGAAACGCTGGCCGTGCTGTACCACCTCGCCGAGGTCTTCGTCTTCCCGTCGCTGTACGAGGGATTCGGGCTCTCGCCGCTGGAAGCGCTGGCATGCGGCACGCCGGTGGTCGCCTCGAACGTGTCGTCGCTCCCCGAAGTGCTGGGCGACGCGGCGGTCCTGGTCGACCCGCACGATCCCGAAGCGATCGCCGAGGGAATAACCGTTCTGCTCGAGGATGCCGGCCTGCGCGCGGCACTCCAGCAGAAGGGTCTGGAACGGGTAGGCCATTTCTCCTGGGAACAGTCGGTTCGCCGTGTCCGCCGGATCTATGAAGAGATCGAGGCTGACAGGTGA
- a CDS encoding undecaprenyl-phosphate glucose phosphotransferase, translated as MTHQTRLLTAVHLVLDCLIGMCAFALAYFIRFETGLFAAPKGQPPFDQYLVLMPFIGLLIPVMFYLQGTYRYRRNRTAVDDFFAVLVGTLLTVAVGLLATLYVQVYVATDAARDTGAYEVSRLVWAFFVALNIGFTYLSRDLVRRYLQHRYAAGIGLRRVLIAGTHDLARHVADRFLQHAEFGYQVIGFLDDEAGGDRIGYRGLPLLGTLDDAAEVIHREEIDQLYVALPVEQHVKTLNLIEVANRECIDVKVIPDFLQFVTLRARLEELDGMPLINVNDVPLRGFNSALKRMMDVASSSVALVVLALPMAAIAAAIRMTSPGPALYRQERMGLDGQAFMLLKFRSMYENAEQDTGPIWARENDPRRTTIGRFLRRFSLDELPQFWNVLRGDMSLVGPRPERPFFVDQFKARVPKYMLRHKVKAGITGWAQVNGWRGNTSIEKRIEYDLHYIENWSITLDLKIMWLTVVHLLLHRHAY; from the coding sequence ATGACCCACCAGACCCGATTGCTCACGGCGGTGCACCTCGTCCTCGACTGCCTGATCGGGATGTGCGCCTTTGCGCTCGCCTACTTCATCCGCTTCGAGACCGGCCTGTTCGCCGCTCCCAAGGGTCAGCCCCCGTTCGATCAGTACCTGGTGCTGATGCCGTTCATCGGCCTGCTGATCCCGGTCATGTTCTACCTGCAGGGCACCTACCGCTACCGCCGCAACCGGACCGCCGTCGACGACTTCTTCGCGGTCCTCGTCGGCACCCTGCTCACGGTTGCCGTCGGCCTGCTCGCCACCCTCTACGTCCAGGTCTACGTCGCCACTGACGCGGCCCGCGATACCGGCGCCTACGAAGTCTCGCGTCTGGTCTGGGCTTTCTTCGTCGCCCTCAACATCGGGTTCACTTACCTGTCGCGCGATCTCGTCCGACGCTACCTGCAGCATCGCTATGCGGCGGGCATCGGGCTGCGCCGCGTGCTCATCGCCGGAACCCACGATCTGGCGCGGCACGTGGCCGACCGGTTCCTCCAGCACGCCGAGTTCGGGTACCAGGTCATCGGCTTCCTGGACGACGAGGCCGGCGGCGATCGGATCGGCTACCGGGGGCTGCCGCTCCTCGGCACGCTCGACGACGCGGCAGAGGTGATCCACCGGGAGGAGATCGATCAACTGTATGTCGCGCTGCCCGTCGAGCAGCATGTCAAGACGCTGAACCTCATCGAAGTAGCGAACCGCGAGTGCATCGACGTCAAGGTCATCCCGGACTTCCTCCAGTTCGTCACGTTGCGCGCCCGCCTCGAGGAACTGGACGGCATGCCGTTGATCAACGTCAACGACGTGCCGCTGCGCGGTTTCAACAGCGCGCTGAAACGGATGATGGACGTCGCCAGCTCCAGCGTCGCCCTCGTCGTCCTCGCGCTGCCGATGGCGGCCATAGCGGCGGCCATCCGGATGACGTCGCCCGGCCCGGCCCTCTACCGGCAGGAACGGATGGGGCTCGACGGCCAGGCCTTCATGCTGCTGAAGTTCCGGTCCATGTACGAGAACGCGGAACAGGACACCGGACCGATCTGGGCGCGCGAGAACGATCCGCGCCGCACGACGATCGGACGCTTCCTGCGCCGGTTCAGCCTGGACGAGCTGCCGCAGTTCTGGAACGTGCTGCGCGGCGACATGTCACTGGTCGGCCCCCGGCCGGAGCGTCCCTTCTTTGTCGATCAGTTCAAGGCGCGCGTACCCAAGTACATGCTGCGCCACAAGGTGAAGGCAGGCATCACCGGGTGGGCGCAGGTGAACGGCTGGCGCGGCAACACGTCGATTGAAAAGCGCATAGAGTACGACCTGCACTACATCGAGAACTGGTCGATCACGCTCGACCTGAAGATCATGTGGCTCACGGTGGTGCACCTGCTGTTGCACCGGCACGCCTACTGA